CAATGAAACCAGACTTTACAGAATTAGAAGCTGCGCAAAATATTTTAATTGCTGCACAAGATGCTGAGTGGGGACCAATCCAGTATGACGGTGAGTTACACGATAGAGCAACTTACAGATATTTCTGGGAATTAGTTCAAAGAGCAAACTTCTCTGGAACAAAATTACAAGATAGAGTTCAAGACAGATTCTTCTCTTAATCTTTATACAACTTAAGACTTTAGGTCTTAAGTTGACCTATTTAACCTATTCATAATCAATAATTCAAATTTCTTAAAACTATATCAAGAAGGTGTTAAAACACAACACTTTTAAAAATAAACTAAATGTAAACTAATAAAAAAGAATTTTTTCATTAGCGCATTGGTATAATAATAAAATTTCAAAAGCAAAAAGGAAAACAATGAGCGCAATAAAAGAACAAGATATTATAGATAGTATTGCTGATGCATGTCAATATATTTCATATTTTCACCCAGAAGATTTTGTAAAATCTATAGTTGAAGCTTATGAAAACGAACAATCTGAAGCTGCTAAAAATGCACTAGGACAAATTTTAATTAACTCTAAAATGTGTGCTTTAGGTCATAGACCTTTATGTCAAGATACAGGAAGTGTTAATATTTTTGTAAGAGTTGGATTAAAAGCTGACTTAGAAATCACTAAAGAACTAGTAGATGTATTAAATGAAGGTGTTGCAAAAGGTTATACTAATCCTGATAATACATTAAGATACTCTGTAGTTTCTGATCCAGCAGGTGCTAGAACTAATACTAAAGATAATACACCAGCTGTTATTCATGTAAGTGTTGATAACTCTGATGAAATAGATATTACTGTTGCTGCTAAAGGTGGTGGTTCTGAAAATAAATCTAAATTTGCAGTATTAAACCCATCTGATAGTGTTTATGATTGGGTTATGGCAAATGTAAGAGAAATGGGTGCTGGTTGGTGTCCTCCAGGAATTTTAGGTATTGGTATTGGTGGAAACCCAGAAAAATCAATGCTTCTTGCAAAAGAATCTTTAATGGGTCACGTTGATATTCATGAACTACAAGCAAGAGGTCCACAAAATGCTTTAGAAGAGTTAAGATTAAGACTTTATACTGATATTAATAAAATTGGTATTGGAGCACAAGGTCTTGGTGGTTTAACTACTGTTGTTGATGTTAAGATTTTAGATTACCCTTGTCATGCTGCATCTTTACCTGTTGCTATGATTCCTAACTGTGCAGCTACACGGCATATTCACTTTAAATTAAAAGGTGGAGAAGGTGCTGCTAAATTTGCTAAACCAGATTTAAGTATATGGCCAGATATTGAATTACCATTAGATTCTATTAAAAAAGTAAATATTGAAGATTTAACAAAAGAGAACTTATCTCA
This sequence is a window from Poseidonibacter parvus. Protein-coding genes within it:
- a CDS encoding fumarate hydratase, with protein sequence MSAIKEQDIIDSIADACQYISYFHPEDFVKSIVEAYENEQSEAAKNALGQILINSKMCALGHRPLCQDTGSVNIFVRVGLKADLEITKELVDVLNEGVAKGYTNPDNTLRYSVVSDPAGARTNTKDNTPAVIHVSVDNSDEIDITVAAKGGGSENKSKFAVLNPSDSVYDWVMANVREMGAGWCPPGILGIGIGGNPEKSMLLAKESLMGHVDIHELQARGPQNALEELRLRLYTDINKIGIGAQGLGGLTTVVDVKILDYPCHAASLPVAMIPNCAATRHIHFKLKGGEGAAKFAKPDLSIWPDIELPLDSIKKVNIEDLTKENLSQFKSGDTLLLTGKILTARDAAHKKIVEYKNAGKPLPNGVDLKDRFIYYVGPVDPVRDEKVGPAGPTTSTRMDKFTKDMMEIGIMGMIGKAERKQPTIDLIKEYKSMYLIATGGAAYLISQSIKDAKVLAFEEMGMEAIYEFDVVDMPVTVAVDTEGVSIHTTGPAKWRTI